A stretch of DNA from Gottschalkia acidurici 9a:
ATGCATGGATGACTCTCTTAAGTAAAAATGGAATTATAAATAGCTTTTTATCCTTTATAGGGCTACCTACATTAAATTTAATGTATAACGATGGAGCAGTGCTATTAGGTATGATATATAACTTCTTACCATTTATGATACTGCCAATATATTCAGTATTAATAAAACTAGACGACAGTTTAATAGAAGCATCTTATGACCTAGGTGGGAATAAAGCAAATACGTTCAGAAAAGTAATTTTCCCATTAAGTTTACCTGGAGTTATAACAGGAATTACCATGGTATTCATGCCAGCAGTAAGTACATTTGTAATCTCTAAACTTCTTGGTGGAGGAAAATATGTACTTATAGGAAATCTTGTAGAAAGACAGTTCCTAGCTGCGGATGATTGGCACTTTGGGTCTGCTATATCTATTGTCATGATGGTGATGATACTTATAGCTATGGGTATAACGGCTAAGTATGACAATGATAGAGAAGGAGATGGTGGACTATGGTAGGAAAAAAAAGATTAGAAAAGATATATACAGCCATAATCTTCATATTTCTATATGCACCCATAGTAGTGCTAATGATATACTCGTTTAACGAATCCAAGTCCAGAGGAAATTGGGGAGGATTTACGTTAAAGTGGTATAAAGACTTGCTTCAAAATAGAGAGATAATGACATCACTGTACTATACATTACTGATAGCAGGATTATCGTCAATAATATCTACAATAATAGGTACATTAGCAGCAATAGGAATATATGATATGAAATCAATAAATAAAAAGATAGCACTTAATATAAATTACTTGCCGATATTAAACCCTGATATAGTAACAGGGGTAGCACTTATGACATTGTTTATGTTTGTGAAAATGGAGCTCGGCTTTTTAAGTTTGCTTTTAGCTCATGTGACATTCTGTATACCATATGTAATACTTTCAGTATTACCTAAGTTGAGACAACTAAATAAGCATCTAACAGAGGCAGCTATGGATTTAGGAGCAAAGCCACTTTATGCTTTTAGAAAAGTAATACTTCCAGAAATAATGCCAGGAATAATAACTGGTGCACTTATGGCGTTTACACTTTCCATAGATGACTTTGTTATTAGCTTCTTTACTACTGGCAATGGAGTTTCAAACTTATCAATAACTATATATTCAATGGCAAGAAGAGGTATAAATCCGATGATAAATGCACTATCAACATTAATGTTTTTAGCTGTATTAGGATTATTATTAATAATAAACTTTAGAACGACAAAAGATAAAAAAGAGAGAATATAAACAGAGAAGGGATGATAATTAAGCATGAAAAGAAGTTTTAAAAGTATTTTGGCAATAATATTAGTAATACTAACTGGAATAGCGACAGTAGGATGTGGAGAAGAAAAGACTACTTTAAATGTATATAACTGGGGAGACTATATAGACCCAGAAGTATTGAAAGACTTTGAAAAAGAAACAGGAATAAAAGTTATTTACGATAGATTTGATACAAATGAAGATATGTATATAAAAGTTAAAAAGGGTGTAAATTATGACGTGCTTTTTCCATCTGATTATATGATAGATAAAATGATTAAAGAAGATTTATTAGAGAAAATAGACTTTAATAATGTTCCAAATTATAAATATATAGATGAAAGATTTAAAAATCTAGCATTTGATCCTAAAAACGAATATTCAGTACCTTACATGTGGGGAACTGTAGGGATACTTTATAATAAAAATATGGTAAAAGAGCCTGTAGATAGTTGGGATATACTATGGGATGAAAAATATAAAGAGCAAATACTTATGTTAAACTCTCAAAGAGACTCTCTAGGAGTTGCTCTAAAAAAACTAGGATATTCAATGAATTCTACTAATGATAAAGAACTTGAAGAAGCAAAACAAGAACTTGTAAAGCAAAAGCCTTTAGTATATTCATATGTTGGAGATGAATTAAAAGACATGATGATAAATGAAGAAGCTGCTATGTCGGTAGTTTGGTCTGGTGATGCTGGGTATACTATGACAGAAAACTCAAACTTAGCCTATGCTATACCAAAAGAAGGTTCAAACTATTGGTTCGATAATATAGTAATACCTAAGACAGTAAAACATAAAAAAGAAGCGGAAATGTTCATTGACTTCTTATGTAGACCAGAGGTAGCAAAAAGAAATGCAGAATATATAGGATATGCAACTCCAAATACAGAAGCAGTTAAGAAACTACCTAAAGAAGTGATAGAAAATAAAGCGCTGTATCCAAATGGAGAAGACTTAAATAATCTAGAAGTGTTTATAGACTTAGATGATTATGTGAAAAATTATGAAAGAATCTGGACAGAAGTAGTTGCAGAATAATATATAAATTTTAAATTCTACAAATAACTAGTAACTTTTAAATTGTATGATATTATATAATTATACCAAATAAAAGGCTACTAGTTATTTTTTATTTCACTTTATAACTATGTTTAGTTATATTTACAAAACTTAAAGTATAGCTATAATAAAGGTTTGAAATTTACTATTAGTCAAGAATACAAAAAAATAAGGGGGAGTATTAAATATGTTAAATGCTAAAGCTTTAAAGAAAACAGTAGATTATAGAGAAATGATAGATGTTCTTATGAGTGACAAGGTATTTGCAGATAAGGTACTCAACAATGGGAATGTAGTAAATGTACTAACTAGAAAAACATATAAAGCTGATATAGCCATAAAAGGAGAATACATACTCTTAGTAGGAGATTGTAAAGAACTTATAGGTCCGGAGACAGAAGTTGTTGATGTGTCTGGAAAATATATATCACCAGGATTTATAGATTCACATATGCATTTTGAAAGTAGTATGCTTACGATAACAGAGTTTTCAAGGTTATCTATACCATCAGGCACTACTACACTCATAGGAGATCCACATGAGATTGGAAATGTATTAGGGGCAATAGGAATGAAAGCTATGGCAGATGAGGCAAGCGTTGTTCCAAACCATGTTCATTTACCAGTACCAGCACTAACACCAGATTGTCCTGCACTTGAAACAGCGGGAGTAGATGTAACTTCAAATGATATGGATGATCTACTAAACTATCCAAATGTAATAGGTATTGGAGAGTTCCAAGGATTTAGTAATGCTAAACATGTATATAGAAATACTCCAGAAATAGTAAGTGACTTAGTAGCATCATCAGTATATGCTTCAAGTATAGGAAAAATAGTAGATGGTAATGCACCAGAATTGTTTGGAAGAGAATTAGCAGCTCATATAGTAGCTTGTGCTGGAGAGTGCTCTGATCATGAAACTACTACTAAAGCGGAAGCTATGGAAAAGTTAGATCAAGGTGTATATTTATTTATGAGAGAAGGTTCTACTCAAAGAAACATGGCGGAATGTATAAGAGCTGTAACAGAAGAAGGATATGACTCAAGAAGATGTATACTAGCAACAGATGATATGGTTGCATCGGACTTAGAAACAAAAGGACATATGGACGACATAGTACAAAGAACAATAAAAGAAGGTGTAGATCCTATAGAAGCTATACAAATGGCTACTATAAATGCAGCTACTTACTTTGGATTTAAAGATAGAGGAGTATTAGCACCAGCAAAGCTTGCAGATATAGCTGTAATAAATGACTTGAATGAAATGACAATAGATTCTGTTTATTTGGGAGGAAAACTAGTAGCTAAGGATGGTAAACTTCTTATAGATCTACCTAAATATACTTATCCAGACTCAGTTAAAAACTCTGTTAAGAGAGGCCCTGTGAGCTTGGATGAAATAACTATAAAGTCGGATAAGAATAGAGTAACAGCAAGATGTATAGAATGTATTCCTGACGAAAATTTAACTGGAGGAATAGAAGTAGAACTTAAAGTAGAGAACGGAATAGTTGTAGGAGATTTAAGCAAAGATGTAAATCCGATAGTATGTATAGAAAGACATGGTAGAACTAAAGGTAATGTAGGAAAAACATTTGTAACTGGGATAGGACTTAAATCAGGAGCTATTGCAGAATCAGTAAGTCACGATACTCATAATATAATAGCTACAGGATCTAATCATGAAGATATAGTTGTAGCAATAAATAGAGTTATAGAAATGGGTGGAGGACTCGCATTAGCTAAGGATGGAAAAGTAATAGATGAACTAGCATTACCAGTTGGAGGGCTTATAACAGATGAACTTGACGGACATGAAGTAAGTGCTAAGATATCTCAACTTGAAAAATTAGCTAAAGAAGACTTAGGAGTTAAAATACACGGGCCATTTATGCATCTATCATTCTTATCGTTGTCAACAAGTCCAAAGTGGAAAATTACTGATAAAGGATTAGTAGATGTAAATAACTTTGAAATATTATCTCCAATAGTAGAAAAGTAAAATAAGAAAACCTCTTAATATTATACTTAATATTAAGAGGTTCTTTATTTTAGAAAAACATATTTCTTTGTATAACCATACCACCATGTTGTTTGAATATAGCATATAGAATAATAATAGCAAAGAAAATTATCCAAGTAACTAAACTTATAGAAGTTTTATTAGATATTAAGTGTACACCGAAAACTACAAAGATTAAAGGCCATAAGTCCGAAATAGCTCCCCATACTGAAAAATTTAAAAGATTTAGATTATTTAATAGTAAGAAAGCTCCTATAAAAATAAAAAACACACCTAAAAACAAGCTATTTTTCTTCACTATTCTTTTCCTCCTTTGGCTATAATATATACCCCAACTAATATAAGAACTATAGAGTATATGAATACATCATCAATATTAAACAGTTTTTTTAGAGTAAGAATAACTCCAATACATATTAGTGCACCGCCTAATATAATTTTGGTTTTTTTATTGTTAAGATTTAAAGTATTATTAAATCCACTATTAAAATCAAAGCCCTGCTCTTGATGATATCCTAATGGTGCCTGAGGAATTAATACTAAACATAATATATATAGTAAAAAACCAAAACCACCAGAAACAAATGTCATTAAGGCCCATAAAACTCTCACAATATCAGAACTTATATCTAAATATTCACCAAGTCCGCCACATACTCCACCAATTACTCTATTAGTATTAGAACGATAAATTTGCTTATTCAATACAAGACCTCCTTTTCATCACTATAGTAGTAAGACGTATAAAAAGATAAAAATACTTCAAAGTACATATAAATAACATAATTATAATAATAGTATGGTATAGGAAATAATAGGAATAATATAAAGGTAATATAAATGCTATTATATGAAATATAGGTTTTTTAGTTGAATATTGCTTAACTATAATGTAATATATTTTATCATAAGAAAAGTGGTATAATAGAGTGTGATGAAAATAAACTTTTTAGCTTGGTGGTGATAATATGTTTAATGTGCTATCTTTAATATTCAGGTATGTTTTTATACTACTTATATACCTTTTTATGCTTGGAATTATTAGACTTATTTACTTAGATATTAAAAGTATGTACTCTCTGGAAGGTGATGGAACTAGCTATCTTAAGCTTATAAACAGAAAAGAAACAATTCCTTATAAAGTAAAAGAAGAGTATGTTTTATGTCAAGAAGTAAGCATAGGAAGAGGAAATCAAAATGATATAGTTCTTAGAGATCCTTATATATCAAAGGAACATGCCAGAATTATATTAGACGAAAATGAATATTTTTTAGAAGATTTAAATAGTGCCAATGGTACATATCTAAATAATGAAAAAGTATTAGATGTGATAAGGTTAAAAAATGGAGATAGAATTAAATTAGGACAAATAGAATTTCTATTTGTATATAGAGACTAAGGAGTGTGTTATGTATGATAGGAAAATTAGCAACAAGAACACCACAAGGTCTACTAGTAATAATCAATACATTAGCACTAATATTACTATTATTTTATAAGGAAACAGTAGAACAAAACTTAATAATATCTATAGTAATATTTATGATTATTATGTATGCATCTAATTTTATACTGCATAAAGTTTCAGATGGTGATAATTATCTTTTCTTGATAACATCAATGCTTTCAAGTATTGGTATTATAATGATATATAGAATAAATCCAGCTCGTGGAATTAGACAAATATTTTTATTTGGAATAAGTATAGCTGCATTTTATATTACTTATTTTATTTTTAAAAAGATAAAAAAATGGGATAGGTATATTAAATTCTATATAATATCTTCTTTGTTGTTATATTTAAGTACACTTATATTTGGAACACGAACAGGTGGAGCCCTTAACTGGTTATCTATTGGTGGCTTTGTTTTTCAACCATTAGAGCTTACTAAAATACTTTATATTTTCTTTATAGCATCTTACTATCATCATAGAGAAGAATATATTAAAAAGTATGGAAGTAAAACTACCCTGATCTTTATGGCTATAGCATATGCATATATAGGTTTTTTATTTTTACAGAGAGAATTAGGTATAGCGTTACTATTCTTTTTAGTATTTAATGCACTGTTTTATGTTTATGAAGAAGATAGAAAGCTAATTTTGATTAATTTAGTAGGGGCAATATTTATGGCGGTAATAGGCTATATGTTTTTTAGTCACGTTAGATTGAGAGTAGATATATGGATAAATCCTTGGAAAGATATAGCTGATAGAGGATATCAAATTACTCAATCATTATTTGCCATTGCATCAGGTGGATTTTTCGGGACAGGAATAGGTTTAGGACATCCAGAGTTTATACCAGAAGTTCATACTGACTTTATATTCTCAGCAATATGCGAAGAAATGGGTGTATTTGCGGGAATAGCTATAATCATGCTATTTATGATAATTGTATATAGAGGAATAAAAATAACTCTTCAACAAGAAAATAAATTTTATAGGATTATGTCACTGGGAATTACCGCTACTATAGGTTTTCAAGCGTTTATAATTTTAGGCGGAGTTGTAAAAATGATCCCATTAACAGGTATAACACTTCCATTTATAAGTTATGGGGGAAGTTCTTTAGTGTCAAGTTTCATCTCACTAGCAATACTGCAGGTGGCTTCTGAAGATATTGAATTAGAACAGGAGGATGAACATGAACATAGAGTCCAAAAGAATAATTAGAGTATTAGTTTTATTAAGTGGTTTGTTTATAAGTTTAATAGTATATTTAAGTTACTTTCAGCTAGTGAAAGCAGAAAAAGTACAGGAACATTCATACAATAAAAGAAAATGGCTAGGTGAAGAAAAGATAGTAAGAGGAACAATATCAGATAGAAATGATACAGTGTTAGCATATAGTCAGAAAGAGGGAGATACTCAAGTAAGACATTATAACTATGGTTCGTTGTATGGACATGTAATTGGATATAGTTATAGAGAATATGGAAAAGCTGGATTAGAGTCTACTTATAATGAAGAATTACTTGACTTAAGAGATACAAATCCAATAGAAGAATTAAAAGACATTATAAAAAGTGGTAAAGAAAAGCACGGAAACAATTTAGTCTTAACTATAGATAATAGACTACAAAAAAAAGCATATGATTTATTAGGTGGAAAAAAAGGTTCTATAGTTCTTATGAATCCTAAGACTGGAGAAATCTATGCTATGGCAAGTAATCCAGTATTTAATCCATCTAGTTTAAGAGAAGATTGGAAAAACATTGTAGAAAGTGAAGATGGATATCTTCTAAATAGATCAACTATGGGACTGTATGCCCCAGGATCTATATTTAAAGTTATAACTGCAACAGCAGCTTTAGAGAATCCAGGAATAAACACAAACTATGACTGTAAAGGATCTGTTAAAATAAATGGATATACGCTGAACGACTATGATAAGACAGCTCATGGTAGACTAGATTTAGAAGGTGCTTTAGTAAAATCATGTAATGTTGCGTTTGGACAGATGGGAGTTCAGTTAGGAAAAGAAAAACTAAGAGAAGTATCTGAAAAATATATGTTAAATAAAGAAATACCATTTGATCTAAAAGTGTCTAACTCAGTATTTTCAAAAAAGAGAATGGATGATACAGAATTGGGTGTGACAGCAATAGGACAAGGGAAAACATTAGTTACACCTCTAAATATGGCTATGGTTGCATCAGCAATAGCTAATAATGGAGAAATGGTTAAACCTATTTTAGTAAAGCAAGTTGAATCACCAGAAGGAAAAATATTAACAGAAAACTATACAAAAACACTTTCAACAGTTACTACACCTGAAGTATCTCAACAATTAAAAGATATGATGGTTAAGGTAGTAAGTAGTGGTACTGGTAAAAATGCTAGTATAAGAAATGTGAAAGTTGCAGGTAAGACTGGTACAGCTGAAAATGAAACAGATAAATCACATGCATGGTTTATAGGATTTGCTCCAGCAGATGATCCCGAGTTAGCTATTTCAGTTGTATTGGAGAATAGTGGCAGTACTGGAGGAAGTGCAGCAGCACCTATAGCTAGAGATCTCTTCATAGAAGCACTAAATACATTAAAATAGAATAAATTATAATAGTATTTAAAAAAGGTTATCTTGAAGGCTGATATTATCATCAGTTTTTAACAGATAACCTTTTTATTTTTAAAATTTAAAAATTAGTAGCAAAAAAGAAATTTAATAATATATTAGTATTATCCAGTTGATAGGGGGTGTTATGTTGTCTTTTTCAGATAGGGAGTTATTTGCTAGAGTTATACAATGTGAAGCTGGAGGAGAAGGAGAAACTGGGATGAAGGCAGTAGCAACTGTAATAATGAACAGGGTACATGTACCAGATGGAGAATATCAAAGGGTTAACCAGGGGAGCTTAAGAAGAGTAATTACTCAAGAAGGACAATTTGACTGTGTTAGAACTACCATACGAGGAGTAGCTAACCCACAAACTATTTGGGCAATGCGTCCAACTGATTTACACTATCAGATAGCAGATTGGGCATTAGCTGGAAATAAGTTATGGAATATAGGAAGATGTTTATGGTATATGAATCCTTTTGTACCTACATGCCCACCAGTATTTCCGTATAATGGAAGTGGTCAGTTTAACTCAAGGATAATACAACATTGTTTTTATGATCCAACAGAACTATATAGTAGTACTTAAAGAAAGCCAAAAATAAGGAGGTAAAAATTAAATGAATTTTGAAGATTTTTATATTGAGCCATTATATTATGATTTTGAAGGGAT
This window harbors:
- a CDS encoding ABC transporter permease; this encodes MLIFIIVPLLLVLLFSLTDESALEAGKIKITLDNFKRFYDPLYLNILKRSVILAVVSTVACLILGYPMALILSRQEPRVRNILSLLFILPMWINFLLRTYAWMTLLSKNGIINSFLSFIGLPTLNLMYNDGAVLLGMIYNFLPFMILPIYSVLIKLDDSLIEASYDLGGNKANTFRKVIFPLSLPGVITGITMVFMPAVSTFVISKLLGGGKYVLIGNLVERQFLAADDWHFGSAISIVMMVMILIAMGITAKYDNDREGDGGLW
- a CDS encoding ABC transporter permease: MVGKKRLEKIYTAIIFIFLYAPIVVLMIYSFNESKSRGNWGGFTLKWYKDLLQNREIMTSLYYTLLIAGLSSIISTIIGTLAAIGIYDMKSINKKIALNINYLPILNPDIVTGVALMTLFMFVKMELGFLSLLLAHVTFCIPYVILSVLPKLRQLNKHLTEAAMDLGAKPLYAFRKVILPEIMPGIITGALMAFTLSIDDFVISFFTTGNGVSNLSITIYSMARRGINPMINALSTLMFLAVLGLLLIINFRTTKDKKERI
- a CDS encoding ABC transporter substrate-binding protein, whose translation is MKRSFKSILAIILVILTGIATVGCGEEKTTLNVYNWGDYIDPEVLKDFEKETGIKVIYDRFDTNEDMYIKVKKGVNYDVLFPSDYMIDKMIKEDLLEKIDFNNVPNYKYIDERFKNLAFDPKNEYSVPYMWGTVGILYNKNMVKEPVDSWDILWDEKYKEQILMLNSQRDSLGVALKKLGYSMNSTNDKELEEAKQELVKQKPLVYSYVGDELKDMMINEEAAMSVVWSGDAGYTMTENSNLAYAIPKEGSNYWFDNIVIPKTVKHKKEAEMFIDFLCRPEVAKRNAEYIGYATPNTEAVKKLPKEVIENKALYPNGEDLNNLEVFIDLDDYVKNYERIWTEVVAE
- a CDS encoding adenine deaminase → MLNAKALKKTVDYREMIDVLMSDKVFADKVLNNGNVVNVLTRKTYKADIAIKGEYILLVGDCKELIGPETEVVDVSGKYISPGFIDSHMHFESSMLTITEFSRLSIPSGTTTLIGDPHEIGNVLGAIGMKAMADEASVVPNHVHLPVPALTPDCPALETAGVDVTSNDMDDLLNYPNVIGIGEFQGFSNAKHVYRNTPEIVSDLVASSVYASSIGKIVDGNAPELFGRELAAHIVACAGECSDHETTTKAEAMEKLDQGVYLFMREGSTQRNMAECIRAVTEEGYDSRRCILATDDMVASDLETKGHMDDIVQRTIKEGVDPIEAIQMATINAATYFGFKDRGVLAPAKLADIAVINDLNEMTIDSVYLGGKLVAKDGKLLIDLPKYTYPDSVKNSVKRGPVSLDEITIKSDKNRVTARCIECIPDENLTGGIEVELKVENGIVVGDLSKDVNPIVCIERHGRTKGNVGKTFVTGIGLKSGAIAESVSHDTHNIIATGSNHEDIVVAINRVIEMGGGLALAKDGKVIDELALPVGGLITDELDGHEVSAKISQLEKLAKEDLGVKIHGPFMHLSFLSLSTSPKWKITDKGLVDVNNFEILSPIVEK
- a CDS encoding LiaI-LiaF-like domain-containing protein, which translates into the protein MKKNSLFLGVFFIFIGAFLLLNNLNLLNFSVWGAISDLWPLIFVVFGVHLISNKTSISLVTWIIFFAIIILYAIFKQHGGMVIQRNMFF
- a CDS encoding PspC domain-containing protein, yielding MNKQIYRSNTNRVIGGVCGGLGEYLDISSDIVRVLWALMTFVSGGFGFLLYILCLVLIPQAPLGYHQEQGFDFNSGFNNTLNLNNKKTKIILGGALICIGVILTLKKLFNIDDVFIYSIVLILVGVYIIAKGGKE
- a CDS encoding FHA domain-containing protein, giving the protein MFNVLSLIFRYVFILLIYLFMLGIIRLIYLDIKSMYSLEGDGTSYLKLINRKETIPYKVKEEYVLCQEVSIGRGNQNDIVLRDPYISKEHARIILDENEYFLEDLNSANGTYLNNEKVLDVIRLKNGDRIKLGQIEFLFVYRD
- a CDS encoding FtsW/RodA/SpoVE family cell cycle protein, whose amino-acid sequence is MIGKLATRTPQGLLVIINTLALILLLFYKETVEQNLIISIVIFMIIMYASNFILHKVSDGDNYLFLITSMLSSIGIIMIYRINPARGIRQIFLFGISIAAFYITYFIFKKIKKWDRYIKFYIISSLLLYLSTLIFGTRTGGALNWLSIGGFVFQPLELTKILYIFFIASYYHHREEYIKKYGSKTTLIFMAIAYAYIGFLFLQRELGIALLFFLVFNALFYVYEEDRKLILINLVGAIFMAVIGYMFFSHVRLRVDIWINPWKDIADRGYQITQSLFAIASGGFFGTGIGLGHPEFIPEVHTDFIFSAICEEMGVFAGIAIIMLFMIIVYRGIKITLQQENKFYRIMSLGITATIGFQAFIILGGVVKMIPLTGITLPFISYGGSSLVSSFISLAILQVASEDIELEQEDEHEHRVQKNN
- a CDS encoding peptidoglycan D,D-transpeptidase FtsI family protein, which gives rise to MNIESKRIIRVLVLLSGLFISLIVYLSYFQLVKAEKVQEHSYNKRKWLGEEKIVRGTISDRNDTVLAYSQKEGDTQVRHYNYGSLYGHVIGYSYREYGKAGLESTYNEELLDLRDTNPIEELKDIIKSGKEKHGNNLVLTIDNRLQKKAYDLLGGKKGSIVLMNPKTGEIYAMASNPVFNPSSLREDWKNIVESEDGYLLNRSTMGLYAPGSIFKVITATAALENPGINTNYDCKGSVKINGYTLNDYDKTAHGRLDLEGALVKSCNVAFGQMGVQLGKEKLREVSEKYMLNKEIPFDLKVSNSVFSKKRMDDTELGVTAIGQGKTLVTPLNMAMVASAIANNGEMVKPILVKQVESPEGKILTENYTKTLSTVTTPEVSQQLKDMMVKVVSSGTGKNASIRNVKVAGKTGTAENETDKSHAWFIGFAPADDPELAISVVLENSGSTGGSAAAPIARDLFIEALNTLK
- a CDS encoding cell wall hydrolase, with the translated sequence MLSFSDRELFARVIQCEAGGEGETGMKAVATVIMNRVHVPDGEYQRVNQGSLRRVITQEGQFDCVRTTIRGVANPQTIWAMRPTDLHYQIADWALAGNKLWNIGRCLWYMNPFVPTCPPVFPYNGSGQFNSRIIQHCFYDPTELYSST